A stretch of the Nevskiales bacterium genome encodes the following:
- a CDS encoding 50S ribosomal protein L25/general stress protein Ctc: MSNDFVLNAEVRALQGKGASRRLRREGKVPAILYGGHKDPVTLAIGAHELSNRLKNEAFYSHILTLKIGDQEESAVLKDLQRHPAKPVILHMDLQRVVADEELRMHVPLHFKGEDIAPGVKQGGGVVQHHLVDVEVLCLPRHLPEYIEVDVSAMQLNDSIHLSHLKLPEGVKLVALQHGDDQAVVSVQIPRVIEEPVAEAPASAEVPTVGEEAKAAAEAEKAGEKKDEKGGK; this comes from the coding sequence ATGAGCAACGACTTCGTTTTGAACGCCGAAGTCCGCGCGCTGCAGGGCAAGGGTGCGAGCCGCCGCCTGCGTCGCGAGGGCAAGGTGCCGGCCATCCTCTACGGTGGCCACAAGGATCCGGTGACGCTGGCCATCGGCGCGCATGAGCTGAGCAACCGCCTCAAGAACGAGGCCTTCTACTCGCACATCCTCACGCTGAAGATCGGTGACCAGGAAGAATCCGCGGTGCTGAAGGACCTGCAGCGCCACCCGGCCAAGCCGGTCATCCTGCACATGGACCTGCAGCGCGTGGTGGCCGACGAGGAGCTGCGCATGCACGTTCCGCTGCACTTCAAGGGCGAGGACATCGCCCCGGGCGTCAAGCAGGGTGGCGGCGTGGTGCAGCACCATCTGGTGGACGTCGAGGTGCTATGCCTGCCCAGGCACCTGCCGGAGTACATCGAGGTGGACGTCTCGGCCATGCAGCTGAACGATTCCATCCACCTGTCGCATCTGAAGCTCCCGGAGGGCGTCAAGCTGGTTGCCCTGCAGCACGGCGACGACCAGGCGGTGGTGTCGGTGCAGATCCCGCGCGTCATCGAGGAGCCGGTCGCGGAGGCGCCGGCGTCCGCCGAGGTGCCGACCGTGGGCGAAGAGGCCAAGGCGGCCGCCGAGGCCGAGAAAGCGGGCGAGAAGAAGGACGAGAAGGGCGGCAAGTAA